The Oreochromis niloticus isolate F11D_XX linkage group LG4, O_niloticus_UMD_NMBU, whole genome shotgun sequence DNA segment CATCCCTTTTAGTTACATTAGTTAAATTTCCTGCGGCAGGACATTCACTTTAGTTAATTTGTGTGACAAAATGCAAAGTAGAAAGTTGTGATTTAACATAAACTTTATTTTACAGTTATTACataggagagagagagattctTAAGCATTCTGGGCCTGAGCTGCCATCATTCGCTCTTTTTGCTTCATTAGACATTTCCTTGCACTGGCATAAGCTCCCAGGTCTCCATCTACAAAGAGGAAAGATGACAATTTAATACATGAAGCGGCTGTgcagcaaaacagaaaaagctcTCCAAAAATCAGGAAATCACAATATGCAAAAACCCAAATCTCCTTTACAtaggaaaagaaaagcaaactcACAAACTCAAAAGCTGGAGACAATGACACTTAAGGATAAATGTTGTGTGCCATTACTGAACACTTATTGCTTATAAACTGCACACATCAAAGCTCTGGAACAGCTCAGTACTTACAGCGTGACTGGAAGTTCTTTGTCACCTCATTGAACTGCTGAATTTCCTTAGCACAGTTCTGCTGGTAGCTGTGTCCTTCTCTCTGCTGGCAGGCCCTCAAACGCTCCTGGATCACCTTCACGATCTCCTGATCCACTTTGCTGAGGGACAAGACAGCGACACAAGGggattttcattttctgtcaaAGTCTGTCAGACAGACTTTTTAAACAGAGCTGCCATCTTCTGATCTCTCCGAAATTGTTACGTGTATTTCAGTCTGGCTGACTGGAATGCTCTAATGCCGTTTGAGACCGTTTCTGAAGCCAGCAAGCACCATACTGGCAGTTTGCTTTGTGTCATTGTGCTACAAGGTGAACTGCTGCCCCTTATTCATGTTACTGGACTCTGGTGAACACAGTTTCTTTAAGGTCCTCCTATATTTGGCTACACTCATGCAATccctgcaaaaaaaacaacaacctaaAAACATCTCCAAAGCATGCTTGGGGATGTGTGCTTGATCCTGTCACCACCATGCTTTTTGCAGAAGGTGTGTTAGCCAGGTGATGAGCTGTAGGTATTGCTCTGCCAGAATGCTGGGACTTCTGGCCAGTTACATCTTTTGCTTCATGCTCTCTGAGTCATTTAGAAGCATCAACACAAACTCAAAGAAGTCTGTCAGTATCCTGTCACATAAAGAAAAAAGCCCAGAGCCTCGTGAAAGATCCACCCCACCCCAGACACTGTTTTAACTTTTCAGAACAGTAAaaacagtgagaaaaaaaacaaaacaaaaacaaaaattttttttaaccaaaagcTATTTtgtaaagtgaaaaaaaaaaaaaatggtgcaaTAAATGGCTGTAGAACATGACATGTCCTGTTTCGGCATGATGTATGTTTTACTTAGAAATTTTAGAAATTCTGTGTTTACTTTTACAGgcttgtacatatatttataggctttatacagtttttttttttttttttttttaaatagacatATTGTAAGCCTCTTGTCCCCCAGAGCTTTGTATTGAGAGGACATTGCATGCAATTTCACTATATATTCATTCATCTAGCTTATGAACCAAAGCCTaaccttattttttatttatttaatgcagtaaacatttcatttataaaaTGAATTAGAGTAAATATTTACTCAGTCACTTTCCACCccactgattaaaaaaacaaaaaacaaaaaacagagaatGAACGTTTTTTGATGGCAGAGGGGCATGCTAACAAAAACCTGTACTTCCTGACCTGCACCATGTTATTTATTCAAAACGCTCACAAACCTTGAAGCCCAAAAGATGAAGTTGTGATGTGAGTATTTTGCGTTTTTGTAGACGATTTTACCACTTATATGTTGAGATTATCCAGGCATAATGTAATATGTGTGTGATTcattaacagtgtgtgtgttacactTATGCCTCCAGTCAAGTTGAAACATCTTTAGGACTTTTCATGCACAATAAACGATGTCTGTATATATTTGTAAAACGCATTTCAGTTGCTTAAATTTAATTAGTTTACAAAACAACTCTAAAACTATGTTTTCCTTTGTCATTAACATTACAAAGTGCAGACTGTTGGACAAAAAATGCATTCATGTGAAAAGTTTTCATCCCTCTGAATCTCACTCGTATGTTACTTACTAGTCTCTCCTCCACTGCATCTCTGCCTCGTAGTAGCAGGGGTAATCTCCCTCTTTGCACTCCGTCAGGTCAGGAACACGACGGAACTTCTGGTGGTAGTACACGATCTTGTTTTTAGCCCGAATACTGTCAACAGCATCTGGGCGAAGGAAGGAAAGGGTTCAAAGCTCATATAAACTGAGTCCAGGGTGAGTAGGTTGTACCATTGCTAGCATAAACATCTCACTAACCGCGGACTTCTACCGCAAAACCTGACATCTACTCGCACAAAACAAAGCTTGTAACTTATCTAGATTTAAATAATTCAGTGGAAGAAAAAGCACCACTTTAAATAAACCAGCATGCGTATACAGCGTCCTCAGTTCTTATGCTATGTTGTTGAGCTACCCTGTTAGCCTAGTTAGCTTCCAGTTACCTCTAAATGTGGTGACAGGCAGGTCCACGGAGTAATAGAAGAGCTTAGACAAAATCAGAGCTGGGTTTGGCAGTGCTGTTTGTTTGTCCACAACCGGAGTCTGCCGAGGAGGCTCTGGG contains these protein-coding regions:
- the ndufb10 gene encoding NADH dehydrogenase [ubiquinone] 1 beta subcomplex subunit 10, coding for MPADYDKGAYPEPPRQTPVVDKQTALPNPALILSKLFYYSVDLPVTTFRDAVDSIRAKNKIVYYHQKFRRVPDLTECKEGDYPCYYEAEMQWRRDYKVDQEIVKVIQERLRACQQREGHSYQQNCAKEIQQFNEVTKNFQSRYGDLGAYASARKCLMKQKERMMAAQAQNA